In Deinococcus maricopensis DSM 21211, one genomic interval encodes:
- a CDS encoding HAD-IA family hydrolase — protein MTIRVIFWDIGGVLLTNGWDREQRARVVEQFGLDAETFDARHRLIAPELEAGRVTLDDYLAQTVFGGGAAPCSADAFRAAMFAQSQPHADTLTLARALAGAGARMYALNNESRELNAHRIGTFALDAFLLGFFSSCYLGLTKPGLSIFRVALDLAHVRADEAVMIDDRAQNIEAARTVGLHGIVHTGADATLAALRTLGVPAALALP, from the coding sequence ATGACCATTCGCGTGATCTTCTGGGATATCGGCGGGGTGCTGCTCACGAACGGCTGGGACCGGGAGCAGCGCGCGCGCGTCGTCGAGCAGTTCGGGCTGGACGCCGAGACGTTCGACGCGCGGCACCGCCTGATCGCGCCGGAACTGGAAGCGGGCCGCGTGACGCTCGACGACTACCTCGCGCAGACGGTGTTCGGCGGCGGCGCGGCGCCGTGCAGCGCGGACGCGTTCCGCGCGGCGATGTTCGCGCAGAGCCAGCCGCACGCGGACACGCTCACGCTCGCGCGGGCCCTGGCGGGCGCGGGGGCGCGGATGTACGCCCTGAACAACGAGTCGCGGGAGCTGAACGCGCACCGCATCGGGACGTTCGCGCTGGACGCGTTCCTGCTGGGGTTCTTCAGCAGCTGCTACCTGGGCCTCACGAAGCCGGGCCTGTCGATCTTCCGGGTGGCGCTGGACCTGGCGCACGTCCGCGCGGACGAAGCGGTCATGATCGATGACCGCGCGCAGAACATCGAGGCGGCGCGCACGGTGGGCCTGCACGGCATCGTGCACACGGGCGCGGACGCGACGCTGGCGGCGCTGCGGACGCTGGGAGTTCCGGCGGCACTGGCGCTACCCTGA
- a CDS encoding ArsC/Spx/MgsR family protein: MPSEVSVQIFGLKKSAATRAAERFFKERKVKIHYVDLAAKPISKGELARFTQKFGLTALLDTEGKAYERLNLAYLRLSEDGYVQRVMDHPELLRLPLVRGGKVLAFGEDPAAWARMLEG; encoded by the coding sequence ATGCCGAGCGAAGTGAGCGTGCAGATTTTCGGGTTGAAGAAGAGCGCGGCGACGCGCGCCGCCGAGCGATTCTTCAAGGAGCGCAAGGTGAAGATCCATTACGTGGACCTCGCCGCGAAACCGATCAGCAAGGGGGAACTGGCGAGGTTCACGCAGAAGTTCGGCTTGACGGCGCTGCTGGACACGGAAGGCAAGGCGTACGAGCGCCTGAACCTCGCGTACCTGCGCCTCAGCGAGGACGGGTACGTGCAGCGGGTCATGGACCACCCAGAGCTGCTGCGCCTGCCGCTGGTGCGCGGCGGGAAGGTGCTGGCGTTCGGGGAGGACCCGGCGGCGTGGGCGCGCATGCTGGAAGGCTGA
- a CDS encoding DUF4384 domain-containing protein has product MNKFLLPLTLLLGTASAAPQISAQSIIVNPVKPSLGVKVWTDRDATGAQTPIYRVGERIRLFVTPSQDAYVYLFNVNPDGRVDQILPNKFASGDAFVKANTVKAFPGTNDRFTFDIAGPNGVNKVLALASKTPLNLSQLSSFKSSQDSFATVNVTGQEKFAQALSIVVNPVPQNNWVTDTAAYNVAGATQATQPAPPAAQPLATQPAQNAPAERQKVLVQSITTQPAQNAPAWTQSGDWKYSFTNRQQTLRSVYDHYNRELQGQGYKMVSMNAKGNQITAQYRRDGGTATLTVKGMGNSGKFEVRVQRRS; this is encoded by the coding sequence ATGAACAAGTTCCTGCTTCCCCTGACCCTGCTGCTCGGCACTGCGAGCGCGGCGCCGCAGATCAGCGCGCAGAGCATCATCGTGAACCCCGTGAAGCCCAGCCTGGGCGTGAAGGTCTGGACGGACCGCGACGCGACTGGCGCGCAGACGCCCATCTACCGCGTCGGTGAGCGCATCCGCCTGTTCGTGACGCCCAGCCAGGACGCGTACGTGTACCTGTTCAACGTGAACCCGGACGGCCGCGTCGACCAGATCCTCCCGAACAAGTTCGCGAGCGGCGACGCGTTCGTGAAGGCGAACACCGTCAAGGCGTTCCCGGGCACGAATGACCGCTTCACGTTCGATATTGCCGGGCCGAACGGCGTGAACAAGGTGCTGGCGCTCGCCAGCAAGACGCCGCTGAACCTGTCGCAGCTGAGCAGCTTCAAGAGCAGCCAGGACAGCTTCGCGACCGTGAACGTGACCGGGCAGGAGAAGTTCGCGCAGGCGCTCAGCATCGTCGTGAATCCCGTTCCGCAGAACAACTGGGTGACGGACACCGCGGCGTACAACGTGGCGGGCGCCACGCAGGCGACCCAGCCGGCCCCGCCCGCCGCGCAGCCGTTGGCGACGCAACCCGCGCAGAACGCGCCGGCGGAGCGCCAGAAGGTGCTGGTGCAGTCCATCACGACGCAGCCGGCGCAGAACGCACCCGCGTGGACGCAGTCCGGCGACTGGAAGTACAGCTTCACGAACCGTCAGCAGACGCTGCGGAGCGTGTACGACCACTACAACCGCGAACTGCAGGGCCAGGGGTACAAGATGGTCAGCATGAACGCGAAAGGCAACCAGATCACCGCGCAGTACCGTCGTGACGGGGGCACCGCGACCCTGACCGTGAAGGGCATGGGGAACAGCGGGAAGTTCGAAGTGCGCGTCCAGCGCCGCTCGTAA
- a CDS encoding carbohydrate ABC transporter permease: MTTTPAPKGVTAKSSNRPRMNIGRPLMYLGLIIAALFFLTPIYLLIITALKTPESIDLATTWQFPRIINWASFSEAWAKIGGNLGNSLFLAVTATLLSAVIGSLNGYALSKWKFRGANTLFALMLFGMFIPYQSVLIPLFEFVKSIGLYGSIWALVLAHVVYGLPITTLIFRNFYADVPDALIEAATIDGAGFWSIYSKVIFPISIPGFVVVIIWQFTQVWNEFLFAATLTSPSSQPVTYALSQLAGGQAVSWNLPMAGAILAALPTLLVYILLGRYFVRGLLAGSVKG, from the coding sequence ATGACGACCACTCCCGCCCCCAAAGGCGTCACGGCCAAGAGCAGCAACCGCCCCCGCATGAACATCGGGCGCCCCCTGATGTACCTCGGGCTGATCATCGCGGCGCTGTTCTTCCTCACGCCCATCTACCTGCTCATCATCACGGCCCTCAAAACGCCGGAATCCATTGACCTCGCCACCACCTGGCAGTTCCCCCGCATCATCAACTGGGCGAGCTTCTCGGAAGCGTGGGCGAAAATCGGCGGGAACCTCGGCAACAGCCTGTTCCTGGCCGTCACCGCGACGCTGCTCAGCGCCGTCATCGGCAGCCTCAACGGGTACGCCCTCAGCAAATGGAAGTTCCGCGGCGCCAACACCCTGTTCGCGCTGATGCTGTTCGGCATGTTCATCCCGTACCAGAGCGTCCTGATTCCGCTGTTCGAGTTCGTGAAGAGCATCGGCCTGTACGGCAGCATCTGGGCGCTCGTGCTCGCGCACGTCGTGTACGGCCTGCCCATCACGACGCTGATCTTCCGCAACTTCTACGCGGACGTGCCCGACGCGCTCATCGAGGCCGCCACCATCGACGGCGCGGGCTTCTGGAGCATCTACAGCAAGGTGATCTTCCCGATCAGCATCCCCGGCTTCGTCGTCGTGATCATCTGGCAATTCACGCAGGTCTGGAACGAGTTCCTGTTCGCCGCGACGCTCACCAGCCCCAGCAGCCAGCCCGTCACGTACGCGCTGTCTCAGCTTGCGGGCGGTCAGGCGGTCAGCTGGAACCTCCCCATGGCCGGCGCGATCCTCGCGGCGCTCCCGACGCTGCTCGTGTACATCCTGCTCGGGCGGTACTTCGTGCGCGGCCTGCTCGCCGGCTCCGTCAAAGGCTGA
- a CDS encoding carbohydrate ABC transporter permease yields the protein MKRLSTDRLWSMLVLAPSVILLAVFVYGFIIRTGYTSLTDWGNNSLALDTTVKHNFIGLANYQDLFTSLLNARFRQDLVNTLFFTVFFIAGCLGLGLGLALMLDRNPKAEGLWRTIFLFPMSLSFIVTGTIWRWMLQPQGGVNKLFGLDPDKYEWLTSRSSIWQFDWNKVPLITAIVVAVVLAAVGVRALRDANRTRTIVAFACAALLLAWALLVAPRLKFIPVPELHGFNIAFIGILIAAIWQMSGYTMALYLAGLRGIPDELREAARVDGANEWGTYRHVVFPLLAPITLSAMIVLGHISLKIFDLVYAMTGPDNAPTSVPALLMYITSFRANQFAVGAAIGVVLLILVAIIIVPYLASQFRGEKRA from the coding sequence GTGAAACGCCTGTCTACGGACCGCTTGTGGTCCATGCTCGTCCTCGCACCGTCCGTGATTCTGCTGGCGGTGTTCGTGTACGGCTTTATCATCCGCACCGGCTACACCAGCCTGACCGACTGGGGCAACAACTCCCTGGCGCTCGACACCACCGTCAAGCACAACTTCATCGGCCTCGCGAACTACCAGGACCTCTTCACGAGCCTGCTGAACGCCCGCTTCCGCCAGGACCTCGTGAACACCCTGTTCTTCACGGTGTTCTTCATCGCCGGCTGCCTCGGCCTGGGCCTCGGCCTCGCGCTGATGCTCGACCGCAACCCCAAAGCCGAAGGGCTGTGGCGCACCATCTTCCTGTTCCCCATGAGCCTGTCGTTCATCGTGACAGGCACCATCTGGCGCTGGATGCTGCAACCCCAGGGCGGCGTGAACAAACTGTTCGGCCTGGACCCCGACAAGTACGAGTGGCTCACCAGCCGCTCCAGCATCTGGCAGTTCGACTGGAACAAAGTCCCGCTCATCACCGCCATCGTCGTGGCCGTGGTCCTCGCCGCCGTCGGCGTCCGCGCCCTGCGCGACGCGAACCGCACGCGCACCATCGTCGCCTTCGCGTGCGCCGCGCTGCTGCTCGCCTGGGCGCTGCTCGTCGCCCCGCGCCTCAAGTTCATTCCCGTCCCTGAACTGCACGGCTTCAACATCGCCTTCATCGGCATCCTCATCGCCGCCATTTGGCAGATGAGCGGCTACACCATGGCGCTGTACCTCGCCGGCCTGCGCGGCATCCCCGACGAGCTGCGCGAAGCGGCCCGCGTGGACGGCGCGAACGAATGGGGCACGTACCGCCACGTCGTGTTCCCGCTGCTCGCCCCCATCACACTCAGCGCCATGATCGTCCTCGGGCACATCAGCCTGAAGATCTTCGACCTCGTGTACGCCATGACCGGCCCGGACAACGCGCCCACCTCCGTGCCCGCGCTGCTGATGTACATCACGTCGTTCCGCGCGAACCAGTTCGCCGTCGGTGCCGCCATCGGCGTGGTCCTGCTGATCCTCGTGGCCATCATCATCGTCCCGTACCTCGCCAGCCAGTTCCGAGGGGAGAAACGCGCATGA
- a CDS encoding ABC transporter substrate-binding protein, with product MKRIKAALLVTTAALLASSASAAGKLEIFSWWSGDEGPALEALVKLYKQKYPSVDVVNATVAGGAGTNAKAVLKTRMLGGDPPDSFQAHAGQELIGTWVVANRMEDLSSLFKSEGWTTKFPKDLLPLISSKGGIWSVPVNVHRSNVMWYIPANLKKWGVTAPKTWDQFLTTCKTLKTKNVTPLALGENWTQQHLWESVAVGTLGAQGWQNLWSGKLKFTDPKVVKVWDTFGKVLDCTNKDASGLSWQQATDRVVNGQAAFNIMGDWAAGYLSTTKKLKPGTGFGWAPSPSTSGTFIFLADSFGLPKGAKDRAEALSWLKLLGSKQGQDTFNPLKGSIAARVDSDLSKYSTYSQSAAKDWKSNKIVGSLTHGAVAPESFTSTFGTVIDAFVASRNAQVAAATTQQLADKAGLGK from the coding sequence ATGAAACGAATCAAAGCCGCCCTGCTCGTCACCACCGCGGCGCTGCTGGCCAGCAGCGCCAGCGCCGCCGGAAAACTGGAGATCTTCTCCTGGTGGTCCGGTGACGAAGGCCCCGCCCTCGAAGCGCTCGTGAAGCTCTACAAGCAGAAGTACCCGAGCGTCGACGTCGTGAACGCCACCGTCGCCGGCGGCGCCGGCACGAACGCCAAGGCCGTCCTCAAGACCCGCATGCTCGGCGGCGATCCGCCAGACAGCTTCCAGGCGCACGCCGGCCAGGAACTCATCGGCACCTGGGTCGTCGCGAACCGCATGGAGGACCTCAGCAGCCTCTTCAAGAGCGAAGGCTGGACCACCAAGTTCCCCAAAGACCTCCTCCCGCTCATCAGCAGCAAAGGCGGCATCTGGAGCGTCCCCGTGAACGTGCACCGCAGCAACGTCATGTGGTACATCCCCGCCAACCTCAAGAAGTGGGGCGTCACCGCGCCCAAGACCTGGGACCAGTTCCTCACCACCTGCAAGACCCTCAAGACCAAAAACGTCACGCCCCTCGCCCTCGGCGAAAACTGGACGCAGCAGCACCTCTGGGAAAGCGTCGCCGTCGGCACGCTCGGCGCGCAGGGCTGGCAGAACCTCTGGAGCGGCAAGCTCAAGTTCACCGACCCCAAAGTCGTGAAGGTCTGGGACACCTTCGGCAAAGTCCTCGACTGCACGAACAAGGACGCCTCCGGCCTCTCCTGGCAGCAGGCCACCGACCGCGTCGTCAACGGCCAGGCCGCGTTCAACATCATGGGTGACTGGGCCGCCGGCTACCTCAGCACCACCAAGAAACTCAAGCCCGGCACCGGCTTCGGCTGGGCGCCCAGCCCCAGCACCAGCGGCACCTTCATCTTCCTCGCGGACAGCTTCGGCCTGCCCAAGGGCGCCAAGGACCGCGCCGAAGCCCTCAGCTGGCTCAAGCTGCTCGGCAGCAAACAGGGCCAGGACACCTTCAACCCGCTCAAGGGCAGCATCGCCGCGCGCGTCGACAGCGACCTGAGCAAGTACAGCACCTACAGCCAGAGCGCCGCGAAGGACTGGAAGAGCAACAAGATCGTCGGCAGCCTCACGCACGGCGCCGTCGCCCCGGAAAGCTTCACCAGCACCTTCGGCACGGTCATCGACGCGTTCGTCGCCAGCCGCAACGCGCAGGTCGCCGCGGCCACCACGCAGCAACTCGCGGACAAAGCCGGCCTCGGCAAGTAA
- a CDS encoding ROK family transcriptional regulator produces MPHHARTDVLDPAAVRARHTLLILDQLWHEDLARVDLAARVGLSRSAISSIINELHAAHLVLEVGRRERHHAGRRATVLTLNAQAAFLIAVDLGATHVRAALLDLRCRVLSTREVPHDIQTGPERTYAAIHELIAAVLADASVSVERVAMIGVGIPGPVDHHTGRVVSPPNMRGWDDENVAGNLERTYPAPVYVDNDANLGALAEHRFGQRAGTADLVYVKAATGIGAGVILGGRLHRGARGGAGEVGHISINEHGPAGRSGNPGSLESYASAPVILDIFRAYARAGATTSLPADTDLTGLMRAADRDPLARRVWQETGQHLGIAVTTMLNLFNPGAVVLGGTLSRAGEPLLHAVRAVVQHRAMSINRDRVHIDLGTLGAMTTVLGAGVMLLDHLFTPTGLRHLYAVANGSAYAPAPPRAPPLLVAHTGTDRTALQTRPTLIPGGTT; encoded by the coding sequence ATGCCCCACCACGCCCGCACCGACGTCCTCGACCCCGCCGCCGTCCGCGCCCGCCACACCCTGCTGATCCTCGACCAGCTCTGGCACGAAGACCTCGCCCGTGTCGACCTCGCCGCCCGCGTCGGCCTGTCCCGCAGCGCCATCAGCAGCATCATCAACGAACTGCACGCCGCGCACCTGGTCCTCGAAGTCGGCCGCCGCGAACGCCACCACGCCGGACGCCGCGCCACCGTCCTCACCCTCAACGCGCAGGCCGCCTTCCTGATCGCCGTCGACCTCGGCGCCACCCACGTCCGCGCCGCCCTGCTCGACCTGCGCTGCCGCGTCCTCAGCACCCGCGAAGTCCCCCACGACATCCAGACCGGCCCGGAGCGCACCTACGCCGCGATTCACGAACTCATCGCCGCCGTGCTCGCCGACGCCAGCGTCAGCGTCGAACGCGTCGCCATGATCGGCGTCGGCATCCCCGGCCCCGTCGACCACCACACCGGCCGCGTCGTCAGCCCCCCCAACATGCGCGGCTGGGACGACGAGAACGTCGCCGGCAACCTGGAACGCACCTACCCCGCCCCCGTGTACGTCGACAACGACGCCAACCTCGGCGCCCTCGCCGAACACCGCTTCGGGCAGCGCGCCGGCACCGCCGACCTCGTATACGTCAAGGCCGCCACCGGCATCGGCGCCGGCGTCATCCTCGGCGGACGCCTGCACCGCGGCGCGCGCGGCGGCGCCGGCGAAGTCGGCCACATCAGCATCAACGAACACGGCCCCGCCGGCCGCAGCGGCAACCCCGGCAGTCTGGAAAGCTACGCCAGCGCCCCCGTCATCCTCGACATCTTCCGCGCATACGCCCGCGCCGGCGCCACCACCAGCCTGCCCGCCGACACCGACCTCACCGGCCTGATGCGCGCCGCCGACCGCGACCCCCTCGCCCGCCGCGTCTGGCAGGAAACCGGGCAGCACCTCGGCATTGCCGTCACCACCATGCTCAACCTCTTCAACCCCGGCGCAGTGGTCCTCGGCGGCACCCTCTCGCGCGCCGGCGAGCCCCTGCTGCACGCGGTGCGCGCCGTCGTCCAGCACCGCGCCATGAGCATCAACCGCGACCGCGTGCACATCGACCTCGGCACGCTCGGCGCCATGACCACCGTGCTCGGCGCCGGCGTCATGCTCCTCGACCACCTCTTCACGCCCACCGGCCTGCGCCACCTGTACGCCGTCGCGAACGGCAGCGCCTACGCCCCCGCTCCACCCCGCGCGCCCCCACTGCTCGTCGCCCACACGGGCACCGACCGGACCGCGCTCCAAACACGCCCCACGCTCATCCCAGGAGGGACCACATGA
- a CDS encoding cation diffusion facilitator family transporter, translated as MTSESPAARAARLSLLAGVAVFALKLGGYALTGSVGLLSDALESTVNIAAALLLGLSVRFAARPADASHPYGHAKAEYVSSFAEGLLIGVAGALIVEASVGRLLHPEYLEFSGSAVALTVLASAINAAVGTYLVRVGRAQRSVALEGDGHHVLSDVWSSAAVLAGVLVAMLTGWSWLDPLVGLAVALGILVVAWRVVRRSLGGLLDETLPAGEVERLRAAIERHRGAFLEYHDLRTRRAGRAAFVDFHLVLPGALPLQAAHDLMDDIEASIHEVLPDVSIVIHVEPEAFAQGTKLDLRL; from the coding sequence ATGACCTCTGAATCTCCGGCGGCGCGGGCCGCGCGCCTGAGCCTGCTGGCGGGCGTGGCGGTGTTTGCGTTGAAGCTCGGCGGGTACGCCCTGACCGGGTCGGTCGGGTTGCTGTCGGACGCGCTGGAAAGCACCGTGAACATCGCGGCGGCGTTGTTGCTGGGCCTGAGCGTGCGGTTCGCGGCGCGCCCGGCGGACGCGTCGCACCCGTACGGGCACGCGAAGGCGGAGTACGTCAGCAGCTTCGCGGAGGGGCTCCTGATCGGCGTGGCGGGCGCGCTGATTGTGGAGGCGAGCGTGGGCCGGCTGCTGCACCCGGAGTACCTGGAGTTCAGTGGCTCGGCCGTGGCGCTGACGGTGCTGGCGAGCGCCATCAATGCCGCGGTCGGGACGTATCTGGTGAGGGTGGGGCGCGCGCAGCGGAGCGTGGCGCTGGAGGGCGACGGGCATCACGTGCTGAGCGACGTGTGGAGCAGCGCGGCCGTGCTGGCGGGCGTGCTGGTGGCCATGCTGACGGGGTGGTCGTGGCTGGACCCGCTGGTGGGTCTAGCGGTGGCCCTAGGCATTCTGGTGGTGGCGTGGCGGGTGGTGCGGCGGTCGCTGGGGGGCCTGCTGGATGAAACGCTGCCGGCCGGGGAGGTGGAGCGCCTGCGGGCGGCCATCGAGCGGCACCGGGGGGCATTTCTGGAGTACCACGACCTGCGGACGCGCCGGGCGGGTCGGGCGGCGTTCGTGGATTTTCATCTGGTGCTGCCGGGCGCGCTGCCCTTGCAGGCGGCGCATGACTTGATGGACGACATCGAGGCGAGTATCCATGAGGTGCTGCCGGACGTGAGCATTGTCATTCACGTGGAGCCGGAAGCGTTCGCGCAGGGGACCAAACTGGACCTGCGGCTGTGA